Within the Rosa rugosa chromosome 2, drRosRugo1.1, whole genome shotgun sequence genome, the region AAGAATAGAGTATATTTTATCTTCTGTTCCTCATCataaacttttcttttattccatGGGATCCTAGAATCTTCTGTTGCATTTTCCACGAATCTCTCATATTTAAGTGAGCCAAAGTCTTCTGAGAATATTCTAATCTAACTAATCCAAAAGACAACCTGTCCCCTTTATTATTTGTCCTATTTTTTATTGTCTGACTAAAATGTATTTTTCTTGTATGTCACGTCATGAAAGTAGAAGATTGGTTTCATTTCTGTAATGGGTATTGCACTATAAATCAAAAGGCATTTTGGGGCAGTAGACAGTACTTGACCTTAACCATGGTTAATGTGATGATCATGTTTGCTGGTTTTCAAGATCATCAGGAGAAAGCAAAGTACATTCTGATCATTAACCATGGGTTTAGGTTTGATCAACTCTTAATTTTCTTCCTGATCATTCTTTCAAGCTTGTGGAGTTGTCGTGTTGCTGCTGCAGCAGACAATATTCGGGACACACTCAAAATTGGCGACAGTCTCAATTCCTCAAGTGCTTTAGTTTCTGCCTCTGGGAAGTTCACTCTGCTTTTCTTGCCAAACGGTTCAAGTTCCAACTACAGGTATCTAAATATTAGGCGGTACAATGTAACTGATGCGAATAAGGCGTGGGTTGCCAACCGAGACTCACCTGTTTTATACCCTCTTGGAGTTCTTACCTTGGACTCCAACAACACATTAAAGATCATTACAAACAACGAAGGTGGCGGTGGCGATCCTCCTATAGTGCTTGGCTCTGCGCCAAAAAGTAGTAGTAATGTTGTGGCTACTCTGTTGGATTCTGGCAATTTTATCCTACAACAGCTGAACTCCGATGGATCAATGAAGCAGGTGTGGTGGCAAAGCTTTGATTATCCAACAGACACCTTTTTACCAGGCATGAAGTTAGGTGTCAACCATAGCAATGGGCACATTTGGTCTCTTACATCATGGACATCCGCTTACTACCCACCGCCGGGGCCTTTCACTCTAGATTGGGACCCGACTGCCCGCCAGTTGGAAATTCGGAGAGAAGGGGTGGTTTATTGGAGAAGCGGAAACTATAGTGCTACAACCAACAGATTCCAAAACATTTTGCCGAATGCGAAGGTTAGCTTCAGGTTTAGCATTGTTTCAAATGAGAATGAAGACTACCTCACTTACAGTTCTGAAGATGGTGCATATGAGTTACCAGAATGGTTTCTAAATTTCGATGGGAGGCTTTCTAATTATTATGGAGCGGGAATTGATATTGCACGAGCAGATCAGTGTGGAGGCTACAGCACAGATGAACTAGGGTGCCAGACAAGTGGCCGGCCAACTACCTGTATGGCAGATTTCGGCAGTCCATTTGTGCCAAAAAAGGGTTATTTTCAACCAATCACCTCAAGTTCAACTTCAAGATGCCCATACTCGCTCAACTTTGTATCAAACGGAAGTTACAGTGGTACTAGTATTGATTGTAAGAATACTTGTTTGCAAAACTGTGACTGCCTTGGATTCGACTTTCTATTTGATAATCAGACAGGATGCCGATTTTGGAGTGTGGACTGTGAATTCGTTGAAGACCGCACTCAACCTGGTAATGCAAGCAGTTTGGTTTTAACAAAGCTAATGCCAACAGCAAAATCAGCAGCGCCAAAGTCACCACCAAGCAAAAGTGGTAATCCCCACTAATTCTGTCTTTTAATTGAGCTTGATGCATGTTTGGTTAGCATATCTGCATATAAATGGAATATAGTGAAACTAAATCTTTGTCAAAAATAAATATACAGCTAATTGATTAATTGTCACTTTTTGTTTAACAATAG harbors:
- the LOC133728647 gene encoding G-type lectin S-receptor-like serine/threonine-protein kinase At1g67520 isoform X1, whose translation is MKVEDWFHFCNGYCTINQKAFWGSRQYLTLTMVNVMIMFAGFQDHQEKAKYILIINHGFRFDQLLIFFLIILSSLWSCRVAAAADNIRDTLKIGDSLNSSSALVSASGKFTLLFLPNGSSSNYRYLNIRRYNVTDANKAWVANRDSPVLYPLGVLTLDSNNTLKIITNNEGGGGDPPIVLGSAPKSSSNVVATLLDSGNFILQQLNSDGSMKQVWWQSFDYPTDTFLPGMKLGVNHSNGHIWSLTSWTSAYYPPPGPFTLDWDPTARQLEIRREGVVYWRSGNYSATTNRFQNILPNAKVSFRFSIVSNENEDYLTYSSEDGAYELPEWFLNFDGRLSNYYGAGIDIARADQCGGYSTDELGCQTSGRPTTCMADFGSPFVPKKGYFQPITSSSTSRCPYSLNFVSNGSYSGTSIDCKNTCLQNCDCLGFDFLFDNQTGCRFWSVDCEFVEDRTQPGNASSLVLTKLMPTAKSAAPKSPPSKSGATHKWIWIGVAISAALVIMAFSVLCYLRRRRRRQSKLSGEGKIDQNELLNFRSSKRPTDLNGLQNDGKMGHDLSVFSYASVMAATINFAEENKLGEGGFGPVYKGKLATGEEVAVKRLSKCSGQGTLEFKNELILIYELQHTNLVQLFGFCIHGEERMLIYEYMPNKSLDYFLFDSVRGVFLDWRKRFSIIEGIAQGLLYLHKFSRTRVIHRDLKASNVLLDENMNPKISDFGMARIFSINELEANTSRIVGTRGYMPPEYAMEGIFSTKSDVYSFGVLVLEIISGRKNNSFYNDDRAINLVGYAWELWKEGAGLQLMDPALADSCTNKDQLLRCVQVGLLCVEDSAANRPTMSDVLSGLTNESSPLPAPTKPAFSTDRHAVTSTIAEKEPQILSVNDLTISACDGR
- the LOC133728647 gene encoding G-type lectin S-receptor-like serine/threonine-protein kinase CES101 isoform X3, translated to MKVEDWFHFCNGYCTINQKAFWGSRQYLTLTMVNVMIMFAGFQDHQEKAKYILIINHGFRFDQLLIFFLIILSSLWSCRVAAAADNIRDTLKIGDSLNSSSALVSASGKFTLLFLPNGSSSNYRYLNIRRYNVTDANKAWVANRDSPVLYPLGVLTLDSNNTLKIITNNEGGGGDPPIVLGSAPKSSSNVVATLLDSGNFILQQLNSDGSMKQVWWQSFDYPTDTFLPGMKLGVNHSNGHIWSLTSWTSAYYPPPGPFTLDWDPTARQLEIRREGVVYWRSGNYSATTNRFQNILPNAKVSFRFSIVSNENEDYLTYSSEDGAYELPEWFLNFDGRLSNYYGAGIDIARADQCGGYSTDELGCQTSGRPTTCMADFGSPFVPKKGYFQPITSSSTSRCPYSLNFVSNGSYSGTSIDCKNTCLQNCDCLGFDFLFDNQTGCRFWSVDCEFVEDRTQPGNASSLVLTKLMPTAKSAAPKSPPSKSGATHKWIWIGVAISAALVIMAFSVLCYLRRRRRRQSKLSGEGKIDQNELLNFRSSKRPTDLNGLQNDGKMGHDLSVFSYASVMAATINFAEENKLGEGGFGPVYKGKLATGEEVAVKRLSKCSGQGTLEFKNELILIYELQHTNLVQLFGFCIHGEERMLIYEYMPNKSLDYFLFDSVRGVFLDWRKRFSIIEGIAQGLLYLHKFSRTRVIHRDLKASNVLLDENMNPKISDFGMARIFSINELEANTSRIVGTRGYMPPEYAMEGIFSTKSDVYSFGVLVLEIISGMGVVERRRRATTNGSSTS
- the LOC133728647 gene encoding G-type lectin S-receptor-like serine/threonine-protein kinase At1g67520 isoform X2: MKVEDWFHFCNGYCTINQKAFWGSRQYLTLTMVNVMIMFAGFQDHQEKAKYILIINHGFRFDQLLIFFLIILSSLWSCRVAAAADNIRDTLKIGDSLNSSSALVSASGKFTLLFLPNGSSSNYRYLNIRRYNVTDANKAWVANRDSPVLYPLGVLTLDSNNTLKIITNNEGGGGDPPIVLGSAPKSSSNVVATLLDSGNFILQQLNSDGSMKQVWWQSFDYPTDTFLPGMKLGVNHSNGHIWSLTSWTSAYYPPPGPFTLDWDPTARQLEIRREGVVYWRSGNYSATTNRFQNILPNAKVSFRFSIVSNENEDYLTYSSEDGAYELPEWFLNFDGRLSNYYGAGIDIARADQCGGYSTDELGCQTSGRPTTCMADFGSPFVPKKGYFQPITSSSTSRCPYSLNFVSNGSYSGTSIDCKNTCLQNCDCLGFDFLFDNQTGCRFWSVDCEFVEDRTQPGNASSLVLTKLMPTAKSAAPKSPPSKSATHKWIWIGVAISAALVIMAFSVLCYLRRRRRRQSKLSGEGKIDQNELLNFRSSKRPTDLNGLQNDGKMGHDLSVFSYASVMAATINFAEENKLGEGGFGPVYKGKLATGEEVAVKRLSKCSGQGTLEFKNELILIYELQHTNLVQLFGFCIHGEERMLIYEYMPNKSLDYFLFDSVRGVFLDWRKRFSIIEGIAQGLLYLHKFSRTRVIHRDLKASNVLLDENMNPKISDFGMARIFSINELEANTSRIVGTRGYMPPEYAMEGIFSTKSDVYSFGVLVLEIISGRKNNSFYNDDRAINLVGYAWELWKEGAGLQLMDPALADSCTNKDQLLRCVQVGLLCVEDSAANRPTMSDVLSGLTNESSPLPAPTKPAFSTDRHAVTSTIAEKEPQILSVNDLTISACDGR